In a genomic window of Mucilaginibacter sp. KACC 22063:
- the rpsI gene encoding 30S ribosomal protein S9 gives MPTTNTSGRRKTAVARIYLQDGNGTLTVNGKDYKEYFPTLPLQYVATQSLLVAGAEGKFDVKANVTGGGVKGQAEAVRLAIAKAIVELDAEKKPALRAKGLMTRDDRMVERKKPGRRKARRRFQFSKR, from the coding sequence ATGCCAACAACTAACACTTCAGGCAGAAGAAAAACCGCTGTTGCCCGCATTTATTTGCAGGATGGTAACGGCACCCTTACCGTTAACGGTAAAGATTACAAAGAATACTTCCCTACTTTACCATTACAATACGTTGCAACACAGTCATTATTGGTTGCAGGCGCCGAAGGTAAGTTTGATGTTAAAGCAAACGTAACCGGTGGTGGTGTTAAAGGACAGGCAGAAGCCGTTCGTTTAGCTATTGCTAAAGCTATTGTTGAACTTGATGCTGAAAAGAAACCTGCATTACGTGCTAAAGGCTTAATGACCCGCGATGACCGTATGGTTGAGCGTAAGAAACCAGGCCGCAGAAAAGCACGCAGAAGATTCCAATTCAGTAAACGTTAA
- the rplM gene encoding 50S ribosomal protein L13, with protein sequence MNTLSYKTVSANKKTVNKEWVVVDAQGEILGRLSSKIAAIIRGKHKPGFTPNVDCGDNVIVINADKVKLTGDKFATKQYVSYTGYPGGQRFISPKELMAKFPERVIEKAVRGMLPKNRLGRALFGNLHVYAGAEHPHAAQNPKTI encoded by the coding sequence GTGAATACGTTAAGTTACAAAACTGTCTCAGCCAACAAAAAGACCGTTAACAAGGAATGGGTAGTTGTTGACGCACAAGGCGAGATTTTGGGGCGCTTGTCTTCTAAGATCGCAGCGATCATCAGAGGAAAACACAAGCCTGGCTTTACCCCAAACGTAGACTGCGGTGATAACGTAATTGTTATTAATGCAGACAAGGTAAAACTGACCGGAGACAAATTTGCTACCAAGCAATATGTTTCATACACTGGTTACCCTGGTGGTCAGCGTTTCATTTCTCCTAAGGAGTTAATGGCAAAGTTCCCTGAGCGTGTGATTGAAAAAGCAGTTCGCGGAATGTTACCTAAAAATCGTTTGGGCAGAGCGTTATTTGGCAATCTGCATGTTTATGCAGGTGCTGAGCATCCACACGCTGCGCAAAACCCTAAAACCATTTAA
- a CDS encoding ATP-dependent helicase — MKQNLAEKYSAKFQEILAGLNAEQLAAVNKIDGPVMVVAGPGTGKTQILAARIGKILLDTDARPDEILCLTYTDAGAVAMRKRLFDFIGPDAYRIGIYTFHAFCNEVIQENLDYFGKLTLEPLTDLESAMLFRELIDDFANDHPLKRFTGDVYYDASRLKSLFSTMKKENWDTAMIEAAVAEYLADLPNREEFIYKKANPSRGIQKGDLKKADIDKVTDTMRKLQAAVAEYANYEAKMKRDSKYDYDDMIMWVLKAFRENEDLLRRYQERFQYILVDEFQDTSGSQNELLKFLLNYWDTPNVFVVGDDDQSVYRFQGANMKNILDFANDYSQALYTVVLRNNYRSNQAILDISKILIDNNQERLTKQLRLDKNLVASHPRFDKIAGEPVIREYDTPDHELVDVGNQIEQLIQQGVEPSEIAVIYRNHNQAEELIHYLDMQKIAVNTKRKIDILALPFGEKIISIMRYLAMEFDSPYSGDELLFEIMHYDFFEIKPVDIARASIAVSKANYSQSEDSQKTSLRQHIADMSLPKQPGLFDAVHNAEMKQLVSDIEYLLKASASLSLQQFFQQVITRLGILSYIMKQADKGWHMEVLTNLFNFIKDEHRKNPGSKLADIIVTIDLMKRNGIRLELNQVIYSESGINFLTAHGSKGLEYEHVFLIGCNKKVWDTKGRNMGFAYPDTLIQAATDDIAQREESRRLFYVAITRAKQHLYISYPAKDRKEKDLEASQFVGEILAETHLKVERPHVNADSLLKYFATQFNEDDKPVLELIDSNYINILLQNYTLSVSHLNSYLDCPLKFYFQNLIRVPAGLSASAAFGSAVHYALNRVFRNLRDNNNQFPPVDDFIKEFRWFMYRNVDLFASDEFKRRLAYGEKILPAYYQLHVPVWNKVAVTERTVRGITIAGVPIKGNIDKIEFNGSQATVVDYKTGNLKYAREKLLRPNGPEDLGGDYWRQAVFYKLLVDNDRTNDWYVTNAIFDFIEPINDNQEYYQEKIVISPTDMETVTKQIVQTYEKIMKHEFNTGCGKADCDWCRFVRTNFKQPGKILEVSEE, encoded by the coding sequence ATGAAGCAGAACCTTGCAGAGAAATACAGCGCTAAGTTTCAGGAGATTTTGGCGGGATTAAACGCTGAACAATTAGCGGCTGTAAATAAAATAGATGGCCCGGTGATGGTGGTTGCTGGTCCAGGTACGGGCAAAACGCAGATTTTGGCAGCCCGTATCGGTAAGATATTACTGGACACTGACGCCCGCCCCGACGAGATACTTTGTTTAACCTATACCGATGCCGGCGCTGTTGCCATGCGCAAGCGTCTGTTCGATTTTATTGGCCCCGATGCTTATCGCATTGGCATATATACTTTCCATGCTTTTTGTAATGAAGTAATACAGGAAAACCTGGATTACTTTGGCAAGCTTACCCTCGAGCCACTTACCGACCTGGAGTCGGCCATGTTGTTCCGGGAGTTGATTGATGATTTTGCTAACGACCATCCACTGAAGCGTTTTACCGGCGATGTATATTATGATGCCTCGCGATTGAAAAGCCTGTTCTCTACCATGAAAAAGGAGAACTGGGATACCGCCATGATTGAAGCGGCCGTGGCCGAATACCTGGCCGACCTGCCCAACCGCGAAGAGTTTATCTATAAAAAAGCAAATCCCTCACGCGGCATACAAAAAGGGGACCTTAAAAAGGCAGATATCGATAAAGTAACCGATACCATGCGTAAGTTACAGGCTGCTGTTGCCGAGTATGCTAACTACGAAGCCAAAATGAAACGCGACAGTAAGTATGATTATGACGACATGATCATGTGGGTGCTGAAAGCTTTTCGTGAGAATGAAGACCTGCTGCGCCGCTACCAGGAACGTTTTCAATACATCCTTGTGGATGAGTTTCAGGACACCAGCGGTTCGCAAAATGAATTGCTGAAATTTTTGCTTAATTACTGGGATACGCCAAACGTATTTGTGGTGGGCGACGACGACCAGTCGGTTTATCGTTTCCAGGGTGCCAACATGAAAAACATCCTTGATTTTGCGAATGATTATTCACAAGCCTTATATACGGTTGTACTTCGTAATAATTATCGCTCAAACCAGGCGATTCTCGATATTTCAAAAATACTTATCGACAATAACCAGGAGCGTTTAACCAAACAATTGCGGTTGGATAAAAACCTGGTTGCTTCGCATCCGCGCTTTGATAAAATTGCAGGCGAACCGGTAATAAGGGAATATGACACGCCCGACCATGAGCTGGTAGATGTAGGTAACCAGATTGAGCAACTCATACAGCAAGGGGTTGAACCATCTGAAATTGCGGTGATCTACCGTAACCATAACCAGGCAGAAGAGCTGATCCACTACCTGGACATGCAGAAGATTGCCGTTAACACCAAGCGAAAGATTGATATCCTTGCTTTGCCTTTTGGCGAAAAGATCATCAGCATAATGCGCTACCTGGCAATGGAGTTTGATTCGCCTTACAGTGGCGATGAGCTGCTATTCGAGATCATGCACTATGATTTTTTCGAGATCAAACCGGTAGATATTGCGCGAGCAAGTATTGCGGTCTCAAAAGCAAATTACAGCCAGAGCGAAGATTCGCAAAAAACATCCTTACGCCAGCACATCGCCGATATGAGTTTGCCAAAGCAACCCGGCTTATTTGATGCGGTGCACAATGCCGAAATGAAACAACTGGTAAGTGATATTGAATACCTGTTAAAAGCTTCGGCAAGTTTAAGTTTGCAGCAGTTCTTTCAGCAGGTAATTACACGGTTAGGCATCCTCTCTTACATTATGAAACAGGCCGATAAAGGCTGGCACATGGAGGTGCTTACCAACCTGTTCAATTTTATAAAAGACGAGCACCGTAAAAATCCCGGATCAAAGCTGGCAGATATCATTGTTACCATTGACCTGATGAAACGTAACGGTATCCGTTTAGAATTAAACCAGGTGATATATTCTGAGAGTGGTATTAACTTTCTTACTGCACACGGCTCAAAGGGATTAGAGTATGAGCATGTATTCCTGATTGGTTGTAATAAGAAAGTATGGGATACCAAGGGGCGCAATATGGGTTTTGCTTATCCAGATACGCTTATACAGGCTGCTACTGATGACATAGCACAACGCGAAGAATCGCGCAGGTTGTTTTACGTGGCCATTACCCGGGCAAAGCAGCACTTGTATATTTCATACCCAGCTAAAGACCGCAAGGAAAAAGACCTGGAAGCATCGCAATTTGTGGGTGAGATTTTAGCAGAAACCCACCTGAAGGTTGAACGCCCGCATGTAAATGCCGATTCTTTACTCAAGTATTTTGCTACGCAGTTTAATGAGGACGATAAGCCGGTGCTGGAACTGATCGACAGTAATTATATTAACATTCTGCTGCAAAACTACACGCTATCAGTTTCTCATCTTAACAGTTACTTAGATTGCCCGTTGAAATTCTATTTCCAGAACCTGATACGCGTTCCGGCAGGATTAAGCGCCTCGGCAGCGTTTGGTTCAGCAGTGCACTATGCGCTTAACCGGGTATTCCGTAACCTGCGCGACAACAATAACCAGTTTCCGCCGGTCGATGATTTCATTAAGGAGTTTCGCTGGTTTATGTACCGCAACGTAGATCTATTCGCCAGCGACGAGTTTAAACGCCGCCTGGCTTACGGTGAAAAGATATTACCAGCTTATTATCAGCTGCATGTACCTGTATGGAACAAGGTAGCTGTTACCGAACGTACTGTTCGCGGCATTACTATTGCCGGGGTGCCAATTAAGGGTAATATTGATAAAATTGAGTTTAACGGCAGCCAGGCTACGGTTGTAGATTATAAAACCGGCAACTTAAAATATGCCCGCGAAAAACTGCTTCGCCCTAACGGCCCCGAAGACCTTGGCGGCGACTACTGGCGACAGGCTGTGTTCTACAAATTATTGGTGGATAACGACCGTACGAACGACTGGTATGTAACCAATGCCATCTTCGACTTTATTGAACCAATCAACGATAACCAGGAGTATTATCAGGAAAAGATCGTGATATCACCGACAGACATGGAGACTGTCACCAAGCAAATTGTGCAGACTTACGAAAAGATCATGAAGCATGAGTTTAACACAGGTTGCGGCAAGGCAGATTGCGACTGGTGCCGCTTTGTACGCACTAATTTTAAGCAGCCTGGTAAGATATTGGAGGTTTCGGAAGAATAG
- a CDS encoding DUF1801 domain-containing protein, which translates to MMTLQEYFDQLPVERKQPMTRLRTTLLENLPKGFTEVINYGMPSYVVPHSLYPAGYHCDPELPLGFISLASQQNYIALYHMGVYSCNDMLNWFTSEYPKHSSTKLDMGKSCIRFKKPEDIPYSLIAELAQRMTPDDWIEVYERVVKR; encoded by the coding sequence ATGATGACACTGCAGGAATATTTTGACCAGCTTCCTGTTGAGCGCAAACAACCTATGACCCGCCTGCGCACCACTTTGCTGGAAAACTTGCCCAAAGGCTTTACTGAAGTAATTAATTACGGAATGCCCTCATACGTGGTGCCGCATTCTTTATACCCGGCGGGTTACCACTGCGACCCTGAATTGCCTTTAGGCTTTATCAGCCTGGCATCGCAGCAAAATTATATTGCGTTATACCATATGGGCGTATACTCATGCAATGATATGCTCAATTGGTTTACCAGTGAATACCCAAAGCATAGCAGTACTAAGCTGGATATGGGCAAAAGCTGTATCCGCTTTAAAAAGCCGGAAGATATACCCTATTCCTTAATAGCGGAATTAGCCCAACGCATGACGCCCGACGATTGGATTGAAGTTTATGAAAGGGTGGTAAAAAGGTAG
- a CDS encoding M28 family metallopeptidase yields MKCKFLLPLLFALPAAAQPVTIKQDAVIKQMVDDVSQKNIEAIVRKLVSFKTRHTLSDTTSKTEGIGAARNWIKAEMERYAQASGGRMHVEFDTFTQPAGGRIDKPTVLKNVLAILKGTDPNDKRIYIVSGHYDSRVNDVMDAKSFAPGAVDDASGTAVSMELARVMAQRSFPATIIFMAVAGEEQGLNGSTNVAKRAKAENWAVDAMLNNDIVGNTYGMETHLKDNSTVRVFSEGVPSTAAGNEKALGALINNGGENDSPSRELARYIKEVAERYVQQLDVKMIYRRDRFLRGGDHTPFLQQGFTAVRFTEMNEDFNRQHQNVRKENGVDYGDTPDFADYEYIQKVARMNLSVLANLVLAPAEPQNVGVTTSGLTNKTTLKWEAPTAGKKPAGYYVLMRETISPYWEKKFYVTDTTATLDYSKDNYFFAVQSVDADGHESQMVYPKPVK; encoded by the coding sequence ATGAAGTGTAAATTTTTACTCCCCTTACTTTTCGCACTACCTGCTGCTGCCCAACCTGTAACCATAAAGCAGGATGCGGTAATTAAACAGATGGTTGATGATGTTTCGCAAAAAAACATTGAGGCCATTGTGCGCAAGCTGGTAAGTTTTAAAACACGGCATACCCTTAGTGATACAACCAGCAAAACCGAAGGTATAGGCGCTGCGCGTAACTGGATAAAGGCAGAGATGGAACGCTATGCGCAGGCTTCTGGCGGGCGTATGCATGTTGAGTTTGATACCTTTACTCAGCCCGCAGGCGGCCGAATAGATAAACCCACTGTTTTAAAAAATGTACTGGCTATATTAAAGGGTACCGATCCTAACGACAAACGTATTTATATCGTTTCCGGCCATTATGATTCGCGGGTAAACGATGTAATGGATGCCAAGTCATTCGCTCCCGGCGCGGTTGATGATGCATCGGGCACGGCAGTATCTATGGAACTGGCGCGGGTAATGGCACAGCGCTCGTTTCCGGCAACTATTATATTTATGGCGGTAGCCGGCGAAGAGCAGGGCCTTAACGGATCAACTAATGTAGCTAAACGCGCTAAGGCAGAGAACTGGGCAGTTGATGCCATGCTGAACAATGACATTGTTGGCAATACTTATGGCATGGAAACACACTTGAAAGACAACAGCACCGTTAGGGTATTTAGCGAAGGCGTGCCATCAACCGCGGCTGGTAATGAAAAAGCACTTGGTGCTTTAATTAACAATGGTGGCGAAAACGACAGTCCATCGCGCGAGCTGGCACGCTATATTAAAGAAGTTGCCGAACGCTATGTACAGCAACTGGATGTGAAAATGATCTATCGCCGCGACCGCTTTCTGCGTGGCGGCGACCATACACCATTCCTGCAGCAAGGCTTTACCGCAGTGCGTTTCACAGAAATGAACGAAGACTTTAATCGCCAGCACCAGAACGTGCGCAAGGAAAATGGCGTGGATTATGGCGACACGCCGGACTTTGCCGACTATGAATATATCCAGAAAGTAGCGCGTATGAACCTGTCGGTTTTAGCTAACCTGGTCCTGGCTCCTGCCGAACCGCAAAACGTAGGCGTAACAACCAGCGGGCTAACCAATAAAACTACCCTTAAATGGGAAGCGCCAACAGCAGGTAAAAAACCGGCAGGCTATTATGTATTAATGCGCGAAACCATTAGCCCTTACTGGGAAAAGAAGTTTTATGTAACAGATACCACAGCCACGCTTGATTATTCAAAAGACAATTACTTTTTTGCAGTACAATCTGTAGATGCTGACGGGCATGAAAGCCAGATGGTATATCCGAAACCTGTAAAATAA
- a CDS encoding glycoside hydrolase family 3 protein encodes MTLYRKLFALTILAFVTSGAFAQQQSFISSLSAQNHWVDSVFHKMSKKERVAQLLFVRAHTNKGKAYADSVGKVIKCQHVGGLVFFQGGPGRQADLVNQYQQLAKVPLLIAIDGEWGLGMRLDSTLSFPYQMTLGAIQDNQLIYKMGQEVAAQCKRLGITFNFAPDMDINNNPDNPVIGYRSFGDNKFNVAQKGIAYFQGMQSGGLLVTAKHFPGHGDTNVDSHQDLPQLPFTRQRLDSLEEYPFREAIKAGISGIMIAHMNIPSLDTTARLPSTLSRPIITGVLKDSLGFKGLVVSDAMEMKGVTKYFPNGEADVRAFIAGNDILELSENSERAIKLIKKAVRHHEVSKEEFEARVKKVLAAKYWAGLNNYQPVTTANLSQDLNNSNAKALIQQLSDAAITLLKDDSLISKLDPMKATAIISIGPDQLTPFQQELGHYFTSSKIFNIPKDMQVPDMNRLLSQIKGYDQVIVGVHDTRTRPGSKLDYPSNLKLLIAELAAHPNSVISVFANPYTIAGLPGIEKAGAIIVGYQKEDFMQLAAAKVITRQIKATGKLPVSINTFFTTGMGVAIRQ; translated from the coding sequence ATGACACTCTACAGGAAATTATTCGCTCTTACTATACTCGCTTTTGTTACATCTGGTGCTTTTGCACAGCAACAATCATTTATCAGCTCGCTTTCTGCACAAAATCATTGGGTTGATTCTGTGTTCCATAAGATGAGTAAAAAGGAACGCGTTGCGCAATTGCTTTTTGTACGTGCGCATACCAATAAAGGCAAAGCTTATGCAGATTCGGTTGGTAAGGTGATCAAATGCCAGCACGTGGGCGGACTGGTATTTTTTCAGGGTGGCCCTGGCAGGCAGGCCGATTTGGTGAACCAATACCAGCAGCTGGCTAAAGTCCCTTTATTAATTGCCATAGATGGAGAATGGGGACTGGGTATGCGCCTGGATTCTACCTTGTCTTTCCCTTATCAAATGACACTTGGCGCTATACAAGATAACCAACTGATTTATAAAATGGGGCAAGAGGTAGCGGCCCAATGCAAACGGCTGGGCATAACTTTCAACTTTGCGCCGGATATGGACATTAACAATAACCCGGATAATCCCGTTATCGGTTACCGGTCTTTTGGGGATAATAAATTTAATGTAGCGCAAAAGGGTATTGCTTATTTTCAGGGGATGCAAAGCGGTGGTTTGCTGGTTACAGCCAAACACTTCCCCGGACATGGCGATACCAATGTAGATTCGCATCAGGATTTACCTCAGCTGCCATTTACACGCCAGCGCTTAGATTCGCTGGAAGAGTATCCTTTCCGCGAAGCCATCAAAGCAGGCATAAGTGGTATCATGATAGCGCATATGAACATTCCATCGCTTGATACTACCGCAAGGCTGCCTTCTACGCTGTCGCGCCCAATTATCACCGGCGTACTTAAAGACTCGCTCGGATTTAAGGGGCTGGTTGTTTCTGATGCGATGGAAATGAAGGGTGTAACCAAATATTTTCCCAACGGCGAAGCCGATGTACGTGCATTTATAGCTGGTAATGATATCCTTGAGCTATCTGAAAACTCTGAGCGCGCTATAAAGCTGATTAAAAAAGCGGTACGCCACCATGAGGTAAGTAAAGAAGAATTTGAGGCCAGGGTAAAAAAAGTACTGGCAGCTAAATATTGGGCTGGTTTAAATAACTATCAACCGGTAACTACCGCTAACTTAAGTCAGGACTTAAATAATAGCAATGCAAAAGCACTGATACAGCAACTAAGCGATGCCGCCATAACTTTATTAAAAGATGATAGCCTGATTAGCAAGCTTGACCCCATGAAGGCTACAGCGATCATTAGTATTGGCCCAGACCAGTTAACGCCATTTCAGCAGGAGCTTGGGCATTATTTTACCAGCAGCAAGATATTTAATATACCTAAAGATATGCAGGTGCCTGATATGAACAGGCTGCTATCGCAGATCAAAGGATATGACCAGGTGATAGTTGGTGTGCATGATACCCGTACGCGCCCAGGCAGTAAACTGGACTATCCTTCAAATCTTAAACTTTTAATTGCTGAGCTTGCAGCGCATCCTAATAGTGTGATCAGTGTGTTTGCTAATCCTTACACCATTGCTGGTTTACCCGGCATTGAAAAAGCAGGAGCAATTATAGTTGGTTATCAAAAAGAGGATTTTATGCAGTTGGCAGCAGCAAAGGTGATTACCCGCCAAATTAAAGCCACCGGTAAATTACCTGTAAGCATTAATACTTTCTTTACTACAGGTATGGGTGTAGCAATAAGGCAGTAA
- a CDS encoding porin family protein, translated as MKKLFFMALGLVLMAGAASAQYYQPGYHRPHRQQNTYDNNFRPTFTLIGGINISNVINSRNPDFSTDTKVGANVGVGFDLPVAYPLSITLEGLYSQKGYTAIVAGGQFKQRNDFIDVPILAKFHIIPGINFLIGPQLSFLVSTTNSFNDGFQTEYEHYYNNSSNGYNKTMIDGVAGVSFDVGNNLEIRGRYTIDLNRINDNGDAYVPAYRNQAWQLGLGIRF; from the coding sequence ATGAAAAAACTTTTCTTTATGGCATTAGGCCTGGTATTAATGGCCGGCGCGGCAAGCGCACAATATTATCAACCCGGCTATCACCGCCCACACCGTCAGCAAAACACTTACGACAATAACTTCCGCCCGACGTTTACATTAATTGGCGGCATTAACATTTCCAATGTTATCAATTCGCGTAACCCTGATTTTAGTACTGATACTAAGGTTGGCGCTAACGTTGGTGTGGGTTTCGATTTACCTGTAGCTTACCCGCTATCCATAACATTAGAGGGTTTGTATTCTCAAAAAGGCTATACTGCAATTGTAGCAGGCGGCCAGTTTAAGCAGCGTAATGATTTTATTGATGTGCCTATCCTGGCAAAGTTTCACATTATACCGGGTATAAACTTTCTGATCGGCCCACAGTTATCATTCCTGGTATCTACTACCAACAGCTTTAACGATGGCTTCCAGACCGAATACGAGCACTATTACAACAATAGCAGCAATGGGTACAATAAAACGATGATTGATGGTGTTGCCGGTGTAAGCTTTGATGTGGGTAATAATTTAGAGATCAGAGGCCGTTACACCATAGACCTTAACCGTATCAATGACAATGGTGATGCGTATGTACCGGCATACCGTAACCAGGCCTGGCAACTTGGCTTGGGTATCAGATTTTAA
- a CDS encoding acyltransferase — protein MQNLVNDSVKKKNFAFVDSIRAIAMMSIVMEHCVFFDRQMYHPPNTASLLIFCTFIQFIKFGTISFFLLSGFLIGEKFTDYTPVQYLKRRLDSTFLPWLFWSLIFLATMLLDDLVKAIKFDPGHFFKNVSEHLPMHLESIYLYSNYWFIPNFLICISILLVFKRYLYSKILGGIFLLLTLIYTVNIYYEWIEPRHSTAILGFVFFLWLGAQFNRHLAQFEKWLNRTSIWVFITIAIISLILGVKEEVLLIKRHSTDPFNSLRLSSIVYALSFFMILMKIKNYKFTKYLKPRETTYGIYLIHFILVAQLLPLLFPTLKHSVDSLSTPMLIIYQLSRFVIVYALTVGLIFLINRSKFRWSIGQ, from the coding sequence ATGCAAAATTTGGTTAACGATTCTGTCAAGAAAAAAAACTTTGCTTTTGTCGACTCTATACGTGCCATTGCCATGATGAGTATTGTAATGGAACACTGTGTTTTCTTTGACAGGCAAATGTATCATCCACCAAATACAGCGAGTTTATTAATTTTTTGCACTTTCATCCAGTTTATTAAATTCGGCACCATTAGTTTTTTTTTACTATCCGGGTTTTTGATTGGGGAGAAGTTTACAGATTACACACCTGTACAATATTTAAAAAGGCGTTTGGATAGTACTTTTCTTCCATGGCTATTCTGGTCTCTGATTTTTTTAGCCACTATGCTGCTCGATGACCTGGTTAAAGCCATCAAATTTGACCCTGGTCATTTTTTTAAAAATGTATCAGAACACCTGCCAATGCACTTAGAAAGCATTTATCTGTATAGCAACTATTGGTTTATTCCTAATTTTTTAATCTGCATATCAATCCTGCTTGTCTTTAAGCGATACCTTTATTCTAAAATTTTAGGAGGGATATTTTTATTACTTACGCTGATTTATACTGTCAACATTTATTATGAATGGATAGAGCCAAGACACTCTACTGCGATATTGGGCTTTGTGTTTTTTTTATGGTTAGGAGCACAATTCAACCGCCATTTAGCACAGTTCGAAAAATGGCTAAACCGCACATCAATTTGGGTGTTTATAACAATTGCCATCATATCACTTATTTTGGGTGTTAAAGAAGAGGTCTTGCTAATTAAAAGGCACAGTACCGACCCGTTTAATAGCTTACGCCTGAGTAGTATTGTATATGCTTTAAGCTTTTTTATGATATTGATGAAGATTAAAAACTATAAGTTCACCAAATATCTTAAGCCCCGCGAAACTACTTATGGTATTTATCTGATTCACTTTATTTTGGTAGCACAATTACTGCCGCTTTTATTTCCCACATTAAAGCATAGTGTAGATAGCTTAAGTACACCAATGCTGATTATATATCAGTTAAGCAGGTTTGTAATTGTTTATGCGTTGACTGTCGGGCTGATTTTTCTGATCAACCGAAGCAAATTTAGATGGTCTATAGGACAATAG
- a CDS encoding nucleotide-diphospho-sugar transferase produces MAYQTQSAVLFMVFNRPVLTRQVFEAISKVKPQRLYIAADGPRPAVENEASVCEQVKVIATNVNWNCEVKTLFRNENLGCRDAVSSAIDWFFENEEEGIILEDDCLPGEDFFRFCDTMLYYYRNDTRIRHVGGSNLQQGKQWGNGSYYFSNLTHVWGWASWRRVWQSYDKKLSWYTEADLRNVLVNIFSEPVIINAWLQIFNELKEGKIDTWDYQLTLINFLNNSLSVLPNVNLISNVGFGKDATHTVQTQHPYANQAIGVLGEIVHPHYVVPQKQADYATLAFDFEVERIKKKQSRLDRRIRRWLKK; encoded by the coding sequence ATGGCATATCAAACGCAATCGGCTGTATTGTTTATGGTATTTAACAGACCCGTGCTAACCAGGCAGGTGTTTGAGGCTATCAGCAAAGTAAAGCCGCAGAGACTGTATATTGCTGCTGACGGTCCGCGGCCGGCAGTTGAAAATGAGGCGTCCGTTTGCGAACAGGTAAAGGTTATTGCGACAAATGTAAATTGGAACTGCGAGGTGAAAACTCTTTTCCGTAATGAAAATTTGGGTTGCCGCGATGCTGTATCATCTGCAATTGATTGGTTTTTTGAGAACGAGGAAGAAGGGATTATCCTTGAGGATGATTGTTTACCCGGCGAAGATTTTTTCAGGTTTTGCGATACCATGTTGTATTACTACCGTAATGATACACGGATAAGACATGTAGGCGGTAGCAATTTACAGCAGGGGAAGCAATGGGGTAATGGTAGTTATTATTTTTCGAACCTTACCCACGTATGGGGTTGGGCAAGCTGGCGCCGGGTATGGCAATCATACGATAAAAAACTGAGCTGGTATACTGAAGCTGACCTTAGGAATGTATTAGTCAATATTTTTTCTGAGCCTGTTATTATAAATGCATGGTTGCAGATATTTAATGAGCTTAAAGAGGGAAAAATTGATACCTGGGATTATCAGCTGACGTTAATCAATTTTTTAAATAACAGTTTGTCTGTACTACCTAATGTCAATCTGATCAGTAATGTTGGTTTTGGTAAGGATGCAACACATACAGTTCAGACCCAACACCCTTATGCTAACCAGGCAATAGGGGTACTTGGGGAAATTGTACATCCACATTACGTGGTTCCGCAAAAACAAGCAGATTATGCAACTTTGGCTTTTGATTTCGAAGTGGAGCGCATAAAGAAAAAACAAAGCCGGCTTGACAGGAGAATCAGGCGATGGTTAAAAAAATAG